A window of Cryptomeria japonica chromosome 3, Sugi_1.0, whole genome shotgun sequence contains these coding sequences:
- the LOC131065629 gene encoding E3 ubiquitin-protein ligase PUB23-like, whose translation MASDEKPKRLCNDRRIGSSIPKFLCCPLSGKLMRDPVKTDSGTIYDRSSIQEWLDKGNIHCFITGKQISRTLISNRKLQLHINEWKRLYPQIKDAAQNEVEGLLQKLRNQEYRRDKLLNILKRLRILLKRERWPPQELQKYRPGDILADKLASTIHLEDRDEAAEEIICMFKYLLVDFITMQKIMNPRALGTVVFAMRNGKLKRRIEAVQLINRVTVVDQVGCLKGLIKGLLELLDCSLVDCTVKACTMITLRRFCRRGEIKQRLKEEGVVRIVRRMWSNHGNDHDQVMLSRASELLQVLLEN comes from the coding sequence ATGGCAAGCGATGAAAAGCCTAAGAGATTATGCAATGACAGGCGAATTGGTTCAAGTATCCCCAAATTCCTGTGCTGTCCTCTCTCAGGCAAACTTATGAGAGACCCAGTTAAAACAGACAGTGGCACAATATACGACCGTAGCAGCATTCAAGAATGGCTTGACAAAGGTAACATCCATTGCTTTATTACAGGCAAACAAATCTCTCGCACTCTCATTTCTAACAGGAAGTTACAACTTCACATCAATGAATGGAAAAGACTTTATCCCCAAATCAAAGATGCAGCCCAAAATGAAGTAGAGGGGCTGTTGCAGAAGCTCAGAAATCAAGAGTATCGGAGAGACAAATTGCTCAATATATTAAAAAGACTAAGAATTCTTCTAAAGAGAGAACGATGGCCTCCACAGGAGCTACAGAAATATAGACCTGGTGACATTTTGGCAGACAAGCTAGCCTCTACTATTCATCTTGAAGACAGAGATGAAGCTGCAGAAGAGATAATTTGTATGTTTAAATATCTGCTTGTGGACTTTATCACAATGCAAAAGATCATGAACCCTAGAGCACTTGGTACGGTGGTTTTTGCTATGAGAAATGGGAAGCTGAAGAGGAGAATTGAAGCTGTGCAGCTTATTAATAGAGTGACAGTAGTAGACCAAGTTGGGTGTTTGAAGGGGCTTATAAAAGGACTCTTAGAGCTCCTAGATTGCTCACTTGTAGATTGCACTGTCAAAGCATGTACCATGATAACTTTGAGAAGGTTTTGTAGGAGAGGAGAGATTAAACAGAGATTGAAGGAAGAGGGAGTTGTGAGGATTGTTAGAAGAATGTGGTCTAATCATGGTAATGATCATGATCAGGTTATGCTATCCAGAGCTTCCGAGCTGCTCCAAGTCCTGCTTGAGAATTAA